The Etheostoma cragini isolate CJK2018 chromosome 22, CSU_Ecrag_1.0, whole genome shotgun sequence genome segment NNNgaggacaacatgggggcaacatgaggacaacatgaggacaacatgaggacaacatgagggcaacatgagggcaacatgggggttaaGACGGAGAACAATACTTGGAACAAATTTGTTAAAGTATTGCAGAATGCTGCTGCCCCACGTCTGAGGAATTGGTCCCCTATAGatgttttttatcctctcttctaagaatagcttaattttcttttttttattacttatttctcttttttacctgtatcactttgagatctattgatgaaaagtgccttataaataaaaaagtatcattatttgtattgttaCCTCAACACACCAGCAGGGAACGTTGAGACAacagaataaaacacatgacCGAGGAgttattttctacatttattcCCCTGAAACCGACAGAACCGCGTTCACTCGTCCACCTCCGACTCCTCGTCGTCGTCCTGACTGATCTGGAAGTAACGCAGCTCGTACGTCTCCTTGTCCGACGCCACCACTCTCAGCCAGTCCCGCAGGTTGTTCTTCTTCAGGTACTTCTTCGTCAGGTACTTCAGGTACCttgggtggggggtgggggtccCGGGATTAAGTGAGTTTAATTTCCCTTCTGATTTCCAATTATATGACTTGCGGCGGCTCGTCTCACCTTTTGGAGAAGTGCTTCTCAGACGTGACGTTGATCTTGTTCCTCATGCGGCCGACCTGGACCACGTTGCTCAGGTTCCCCGTCTTGCCGTTGACCTTTATCCGTTCTTTGAGGAAGGTTTCCTGTTGGACAGAACACAGTGACGCACTAGGGAAGAGAACCCTAGTATGTGCGGAGCTAGGGAAGGGGGCCCTAGTCCAGACACTGGGTTAGCTGCTTGCAAAGACCACTAACGAGCTCGTGATGTTTCGACCAATCAAGCTCCAAAAAGGTGCGTCTCAACTCGGACGCGACTGGTCGAGTCGTATTTTTGACCTAAACTTAAcggctactacactatgaccccccagacctcttaggtcatctgggacaggtctgctactacactatgacccccccagacctctcaggtcatctgggacaggtctgctactacactatgacccccccagacctctcaggtcatctgggacaggtctactttctgtcccaaGTGTCAGAACTAAACCgggtgaagcagcgttcagtttctatgctcctcatatctggaataaactcccagaaacctgcaggtccgctgctactctcggttcttttaaatcaagactgaagacctttctttttgatgctgcctttctttaaatgatgctcatttctttaacgAACAGACCCGGGTGAGTGACGCACTGTTGGAAAAGTGCACGAAAAATCTGCAGCCAGAGGCCAGATAAAAGctataaatgaaaatatcaTTGATATTTTCCTTCTGCCAGGGACAGAACTGAGTGACATAATTTCCCCAAGCGAGGAACAGTAGATGTGTTCTGAAACAattaaatttcttatgctgcactgtaacttttattcctgtgttttatgtgtctattcagtttttatgtgttttatatgcttataatttttaactgtatgtacttgtgttttatctgtttaactgattttgtgtaaagcactttgaatcgccatgttgctgaaatgtgctctacagacaAAGccgccttgccttgcctaaaagTAGTAGACATTAAAAGGTAAAAGGTACTTTATTGCCACATACACATGTAACCCCGCAGTGAGCCGCTATTCACGGCGGCCGGGGACCAGCGggagatctgagccagtgccttgctcaagggcattGACTGGAGGATGAGGGTGGgtgattattttagttttttgtgtgcatttaagtttaaaaacaaaaagaagctaAATTGTATCTGTGACTAATGCCTAATGgcgtgtggtctagacctgctccaccAGTAAAGGGTCTCgcgataactcttgttgtgaattggtactataaataaaaaattgaattgactgGAAGTATCGCGTTGTAGGTttccaatacaaatatttggggAAAACAACTTCCCTTACACGTAGTACATTGTGTCCACGTTGTACTCACTGTGGCGCGTGAATTTCAGCGAGGTCGAGACGTCTCGAAATAGCAGACGGACGTTGTGCACGGGACagaaatgtcttatttttaaGGGTGAAAAGCAGCCGGGCGGTCGCCGACGAGATACATCGGCCTCGTTTTCTCACTGCAACCGCTGCCTCGTCGCCATAGTCACCCAAATATGACAAGATGTTGGTGTTCCCGCTGAGCGATGGCGTCGACCAGCATCCCACGCTTAACGTGGTCGCCTGTAACGAGTGCAGCGTTGTGCTGCATTTGGCCGCATGTACACACAAGTACAGCGAGAGTACTTCCAGAAGTGTGCAATTTGAGACACAGAAAAGGTCTTTAACACAGAAGTGTTTTAATATACTTACAAAGTTGGCCGAGTCCAGGATCCCGTCCTCCACAGGGTGGGTCAGGTCCAAGGTGAACTTCCATGAAGCCCCCTTCTTGGTCTTCCTGCCAACGGTTGGCCTCTTCTGTTTGAGCTGCGGGGGAAAGGCAGATTTATTAATAGatcacatttcagcaacaagtcaaattcaaaatgcttgagatacagtattagggaccactaaggtctatataaagagacttcagatacagtattagggaccactaaggtctaNNNNNNNNNNNNNNNNNNNNNNNNNNNNNNNNNNNNNNNNNNNNNNNNNNNNNNNNNNNNNNNNNNNNNNNNNNNNNNNNNNNNNNNNNNNNNNNNNNNNctcggggaagacccaggactaggtggagggacgtccggctgggaggaggcctcggagaagacccaggactaggtggagagtttatatctccaacctggtatcagaacgcctcgggaccccccagtcagagctggttgatgtggctcggtaaagggaagtttggggtcccatgctggagctgctgccccccgaGCCCCGAAACCGGATAAGCGGTTGAAGATGGACTAGTTGTGAGGAGCCTGATTGCTGTGCCGAACTCATGACTGTCATTCAGGATCAGAAATGACTTCAGAATTTAAGTTTTGTGTCTGTGGTTTCAGGAGCTAGAAGGTGTAGGTTCAAAGGTCAACCAcggcccaaacacacacacacacacacacacacacctgatgaGTCAGAGAAACCATCACATGCATCCTTCCTTCCATCGTGGTGTTATTTGGGGGCTTGGCGTGCACAGGTGAGTGCTCATCGTTGCATTCGAGCAGGGCGACTTTCAAATGCAGATACACAACAAAAGATGTGTgagcaaaaatgaaacaaaacaaacgttTTCCCATACGAAACCTTCTGTAGACTACATATCCTGGACTTAAGGATCACGTGGTCTTGTTCCTGTAGTCGGGTCTGGGTTTGTAGTCACCGAGTGGCAGAAAGAGGAAGTTCTGTCCATCTAGCTCCTAATCCTGAGTCTGTTGTTTATGAAAGACTGGGCAGgggctcagtccgtagggagacATTATGTTATGTCATGTTACACTCCTTCATGTATGtagtcttgtgcattatgttatgTCATGTTACACTCCTTCATGTATGtagtcttgtgcattatgtcaTGTTAAACTCCTTCATGTATGcagtcttgtgcattatgttgttatGTCATGTTACACTCCTTCATGTATGtagtcttgtgcattatgtcatgtcatgttacaCTCCTTCATGTATGtagtcttgtgcattatgtcaTGTTACACTCCTTCATGTATGcagtcttgtgcattatgttgttatGTCATGTTACACTCCTTCATGTATGTAGTCTTGTGCATCATGTTATGTCATGTTACACTCCTTCATGTATGtagtcttgtgcattatgttgttatGTCATGTATTATCTAGCCATCTGCATAAATCCTTTTCGGAGTGCGTGTGGCGGCCCTGAGGCTCTCTAAACCCTCTAAACtgtattttgttgcattgtaaCTGTGTAATGACGAgaataatctaatctaatctctcCATTTgatcatgtgtgtattttcaggcctgtgtgtaaacTGTCATTCCCCACTCgggatcaataaacaatattaattaaattaagatacactgtggggggggggggggggggggggggggggggggggggcagtagctcagtctgtagggagtctGGCACTGCCAAGATGTAATgcacccccaactgctcggggcacctttccatggtaggaaaaaaacataaaactgcTAAATAATCGACAGACATTgtgtaaaagagagacagaactttgggaaaagtagGTTAGCAAacttgaaaaaagggacaaatttTGCAGAAAGCTTCAAAACgaaaatgtccccaaaaaaaggacaaagaacttcgcaaaagtgacaaaagtgtctgaaggttttaacttaaaaattgTGACCCAGGACAGCGACAGAGATTAGGTTAAGAGCCTTTTGTCCCGGTCTCACCCGGGTCTCTACACTCGAACCCCGTCGAGCTTCAGCGGGTCGAGACGTCCCGACCGAACCTGTGAAATGGCGGTTATcagagacagaaaaccagacgtcgtttgcagttttttgtccatttgtttCGTTTTATTTTTGCCATCTCCAGTCAGGTGACAAAGGCCTCGAGTGAACACAAAGTCTGCAAGTCTCCACCCGCCCCAACCCGGTCGAGTCCCTCGAAACAAACACGCCTCACACGGCTACACACGCATGCCtctcaaaacaaaatgcaacactCCTTTTGTATTGGGGGTGGGGGGACGCGGGTagggggggctgggggggcGCCGGGGCTGCCTCTGTGGCAGAGAGGTGTTGAGTCCACGCACAGGACCTCACGAGCCCCTCAGACCAGTACAGACAGAGACCGGCACCACGAGGGTCAATCACTGAAGTTTGTTTCTGTTCTTCTCGGTGGGAAGacgacaaaaataaaatgaaataaaaacacttctcttttcttagtttgtAGAGCTTTGACATGCTTGGGGGGGGGCGGGTGGGGGATGGGGGTGGACCTCAAGTGCTCATTAAGTGCTCGCCACCACCAGTCCCCCAGCGGTCCCAGGAGAGACCCGGACCTCGCCGAGCCCCATCCCCTCAGGAACCAGAGCTCAGGCCGAGCTGGAAGCGGTACGGCTGCTAGGGGGACGGCCTAGACCAGAATACAGCGTCTACAGGGGCgaaaacccccccccccccccccccaactgcaTTA includes the following:
- the rpl22l1 gene encoding 60S ribosomal protein L22-like 1, with product NKSAFPPQLKQKRPTVGRKTKKGASWKFTLDLTHPVEDGILDSANFETFLKERIKVNGKTGNLSNVVQVGRMRNKINVTSEKHFSKRYLKYLTKKYLKKNNLRDWLRVVASDKETYELRYFQISQDDDEESEVDE